The following proteins come from a genomic window of Salvia hispanica cultivar TCC Black 2014 chromosome 4, UniMelb_Shisp_WGS_1.0, whole genome shotgun sequence:
- the LOC125224302 gene encoding pyruvate decarboxylase 1-like — translation MEMETTTVPSNSCNGVVPAEATLGQHLARRLVQIGVSDVFSVPGDYNMALLDYLIAEPGLNLIGCCNELNAGYAADGYARARGVAACAVTFTVGGLSILNAIAGAYSGSLPVICIVGGPSSNDYGSNRILHHTIGLPDFSQELRCFQTVTCYQAVVNNLEDARELIDTAICRALKESKPVYISVSCNLAGIPHASFTPHPIPYTLIPVESKKTSLEAAVDAAVSFLNNASKPVMVGGPKMRAANATNTFLKLADACGYPVAVMPSAKGLIPEHHPHFIGTYWGAASTPFCAETVESADAYLFVGPIFDDTNTLSYSLHLKEAKKILVEPDRVVIGDDGSTYDSVRMKDFLSALAGMVRRNETGFENHRRMYVGDGYPRRSKENEALRVNVLFQHIQKMLCGEMVVVAETGDSWFNCQKLKLPPGCGYEVQMEYGSIGWSVGATLGYAQAAPEKRVVACIGDGSFQMTAQEVSTMLECGQNSIIFLINNGGYTIEAVIHGGPYNVIKNWNYTGLVDAICNGKGKCWTTKVGCEEELIEDIDGAIGANKDCLCVIEVMIHKDDTSRELLQLGTICSAAKSRPSKP, via the exons ATGGAAATGGAAACAACTACGGTTCCGTCAAATTCATGCAACGGCGTCGTTCCAGCCGAGGCGACTCTCGGCCAGCACCTAGCGCGGCGGCTCGTGCAGATCGGCGTGAGCGACGTGTTTTCGGTCCCCGGCGATTACAATATGGCGCTGCTCGATTACCTCATAGCCGAGCCGGGGCTCAACTTGATCGGCTGCTGCAATGAGCTCAATGCGGGCTACGCCGCCGACGGATACGCCCGGGCCCGCGGCGTCGCTGCGTGCGCGGTCACGTTCACCGTCGGAGGGCTGAGTATCCTGAACGCGATCGCGGGCGCGTACAGCGGGAGTCTCCCGGTGATATGCATCGTGGGAGGTCCGAGCTCGAACGATTACGGATCGAACCGGATCCTGCATCACACAATCGGGTTGCCGGATTTTAGCCAGGAGCTGCGTTGCTTCCAAACAGTCACTTGCTATCAG GCAGTGGTGAATAATTTGGAGGATGCGCGTGAGTTGATAGACACGGCGATATGTAGAGCGTTGAAAGAGAGTAAGCCGGTGTATATTAGTGTTAGCTGCAACTTGGCCGGGATTCCACACGCATCGTTTACACCTCATCCCATTCCATATACTCTCATCCCTGT agaGAGCAAGAAAACGAGTCTAGAAGCAGCAGTCGACGCCGCAGTGTCATTCTTGAACAATGCATCGAAACCAGTTATGGTGGGAGGTCCCAAAATGCGAGCCGCAAACGCAACCAACACCTTCCTAAAACTGGCCGACGCTTGTGGCTATCCCGTCGCCGTAATGCCGTCCGCCAAAGGCCTAATCCCCGAGCACCACCCTCATTTCATAGGCACCTACTGGGGCGCAGCGAGTACGCCGTTCTGTGCCGAGACTGTCGAATCTGCCGACGCATACCTCTTTGTCGGGCCCATCTTTGACGACACAAACACATTATCCTACTCTCTGCATCTCAAGgaggccaagaaaatactagTTGAGCCCGATCGCGTGGTCATAGGCGATGATGGCTCGACATATGACAGTGTCCGAATGAAGGACTTCTTGTCTGCTCTTGCGGGAATGGTGAGGCGTAACGAAACTGGCTTTGAGAATCACCGTAGGATGTATGTTGGGGATGGATATCCGCGGAGAAGCAAGGAGAATGAGGCGTTGAGGGTGAATGTTCTGTTTCAGCATATTCAGAAGATGTTGTGTGGAGAGATGGTTGTGGTTGCTGAAACAGGGGATTCTTGGTTTAATTGTCAGAAATTGAAATTGCCACCTGGATGTGG GTATGAGGTCCAGATGGAGTATGGGTCGATTGGTTGGTCCGTTGGTGCGACTCTAGGCTATGCTCAAGCTGCACCGGAGAAGCGTGTGGTTGCATGCATCGGCGATGGTAGTTTTCAG ATGACGGCGCAGGAGGTGTCAACGATGCTTGAGTGCGGGCAGAATAGCATAATTTTCTTGATAAACAATGGCGGCTACACCATCGAAGCAGTGATTCACGGTGGGCCCTATAATGTGATCAAGAATTGGAACTATACTGGTTTGGTTGATGCAATTTGCAATGGCAAAGGCAAATGCTGGACTACGAAGGTTGGATGCGAGGAAGAATTGATTGAAGACATTGATGGTGCCATAGGAGCCAATAAAGATTGCTTGTGTGTCATTGAGGTGATGATCCACAAGGATGATACAAGCAGAGAACTTCTGCAATTGGGTACCATTTGTTCTGCAGCTAAAAGTCGCCCATCTAAACCCTGA